A genomic region of Eucalyptus grandis isolate ANBG69807.140 chromosome 5, ASM1654582v1, whole genome shotgun sequence contains the following coding sequences:
- the LOC120293559 gene encoding uncharacterized protein LOC120293559, with product MDFFTSGRILKEINNTILVLVLKVPNATTLDDFRPIVCYNTIYKIITKLLANRVASVLKDLVSSCQSAFVKGRRIRDNILLAQELFSNFHLEPYSPKCAVKVDFRKAYDTVDWRFLESVLLTFRFPDCLVQFIKTCVLTPRFSIALRELHGFFPSRHGLRQGDPISPYLFTLVMEVLSGILRRCSLQPDFSFLWRCRSTSLSHLFFADDVFLFCKGHVPSVTLLKEEGSLPVRYLGVPIITSRLRKIDCVVLVRHITSRVKSWTHRFLSFAGHLQLIRQFLWRGPELGRGGAKVSWDDVCLPEAEGGLGIRRLHECNKAAMLKYIWILFSDNESLWCKWIHSTFLKRKNSWVTTKLTSCSWAWKKILQIRTEFRLSFFWMIGVGLSVSLQFDNWHPRGPLNLYFSDPLIYSSGLSRQALVADLFSEDGQVVKTVLESWGLPLPFLSGDQDCFC from the exons ATGGACTTCTTCACCTCGGGAAGAATCCTTAAGGAAATCAACAATACCATTTTGGTCTTGGTGCTGAAGGTGCCGAATGCAACTACTCTCGACGACTTTAGGCCTATTGTGTGTTATAATActatttacaaaataattacaaaattattgGCGAACAGGGTTGCTTCTGTGCTGAAGGATCTAGTGAGCTCGTGTCAAAGTGCTTTCGTTAAGGGACGCAGGATCAGGGATAACATCCTCTTGGCTCAAGAATTATTTTCTAACTTCCATTTGGAGCCTTACTCACCGAAGTGTGCTGTTAAAGTTGACTTTAGGAAGGCCTATGATACTGTAGATTGGCGGTTCCTTGAGAGTGTCCTCCTTACTTTTCGTTTCCCTGATTGTTTGGTTCAGTTCATCAAGACTTGTGTGCTGACTCCTCGATTTTCTATTGCGTTAAGGGAGCTCCATGGCTTCTTCCCTAGTAGGCATGGCCTGCGCCAGGGCGATCCCATATCTCCTTATTTATTCACTCTGGTTATGGAGGTTCTCTCGGGGATTCTCAGGAGGTGTTCGCTACAGCCGGACTTTAGTTTCCTTTGGAGATGTAGGTCTACATCCCTCTCACACTTgttctttgcagatgatgttttccttttctgtaaAGGACATGTGCCGTCTGTGACACTCCTCAAGGAAG AAGGGAGCTTACCAGTTCGGTACCTAGGAGTCCCAATTATTACTTCGAGGCTAAGGAAGATAGATTGCGTTGTTCTAGTTAGGCACATCACCTCGAGGGTGAAGTCTTGGACTCATAGGTTTTTGTCTTTTGCCGGCCATCTTCAACTGATCAG acaattcctttggagAGGCCCCGAGTTGGGCAGAGGGGGTGCTAAGGTCTCTTGGGATGATGTATGCCTTCCTGAGGCGGAGGGCGGTCTTGGCATCCGCAGATTGCATGAGTGCAACAAGGCAGCCATGCTCAAATATATCTGGATCTTGTTTTCAGACAATGAGTCATTGTGGTGCAAGTGGATCCATTCCACcttcttaaaaagaaagaattccTGGGTCACTACAAAGCTGACTTCttgttcttgggcttggaagaagattcttcaAATCAGGACAGAATTTCGGCTTAGCTTCTTTTGGATGATAGGTGTTGGCCTATCAGTGTCACTCCAGTTCGACAACTGGCACCCTAGGGGCCCCTTGAACTTATATTTCTCAGATCCGCTCATCTACAGCTCTGGTCTCTCTAGACAGGCCTTGGTGGCTGACCTTTTCTCTGAAGATGGCCAGGTTGTCAAGACAGTGTTGGAGTCTTGGGGTTTGCCGCTTCCTTTCTTGTCTGGAGACCAAGATTGTTTTTGCTGA
- the LOC120293560 gene encoding spidroin-1-like — MRGSGKGGGRRSMGAGRCGRGAGERPRRGGSSCGAPGRRGSSGLSEGGVGAEESGAAGTPVLRRSATGGASFEHRRRSSGRTAHWCGRGGRVGGQRADRSGVGVVAWCGRSRRARHLGSGGSARSSELRRVLRLPASYRSSGDTRRWRAGQKQELGCRSRG; from the coding sequence ATGAGGGGGTCCGGCaagggcggcgggcggcggagcATGGGCGCTGGGCGTTGTGGACGCGGGGCTGGCGAGCGGCCAAGGCGAGGCGGTAGCAGCTGCGGGGCACCTGGTCGTCGCGGGTCGAGCGGGCTGAGCGAGGGCGGCGTTGGGGCGGAGGAGAGCGGGGCGGCCGGGACTCCGGTGCTGCGCAGATCGGCGACGGGCGGCGCGAGCTTCGAGCACCGTCGTCGGAGTTCGGGGCGTACGGCCCACTGGTGCGGGCGCGGCGGCCGAGTCGGTGGGCAACGAGCGGACCGAAGCGGCGTCGGGGTCGTCGCGTGGTGTGGGCGGAGTCGGCGAGCGAGGCACCTCGGCAGCGGGGGCTCGGCGAGGAGCTCGGAACTTCGGCGGGTGCTGCGGCTTCCGGCGTCCTATCGCAGCAGCGGTGATACTCGGAGATGGCGAGCGGGGCAGAAGCAGGAGCTCGGCTGCAGATCTCGTGGGTGA
- the LOC104443697 gene encoding putative receptor-like protein kinase At3g47110 has translation MSSFSSHFCSVAFPAVLILELMITSFASCSPPGNETDKIALQEFRSLLTDDSAGTLASWNDSLHFCRWTGVTCGLRHQRVTALNLDGRALAGTVSPYIGNLSFLRYLNLANNSFHGFIPPEIGRLFRLKNLILSHNTLGGGIPRNLSLCLSLVTLELDYNRLHNPIPSEFGSLSKLQKLSLPNNNLMGPIPASIGNLSNLEELNLWSNNLTGGVPISISQTRLKIFEAGENQLIGGFPSALYNLSSLNTVILTQSQFSGSIRRDIGLLLPNLQILYLGSNQFTGPIPDSLSNVTNLAEIDILSNNFTGRVPASFGGLQNLSWLNLGFNFLRSSATDGLSFLADLANCSNLEMLDLEYNQFEGELPVSVGNFSSQLNQLLLSGNRIRGRIPEVIANLFSLYLLAMDDNMITGNIPMSIGRLSNLQSLSLGQNKLTGHIPSTMGNITGLVRLYLYNNSLEGSIPLTLGDCKSLQDLRLCHNKFTGTIPSHMIRPSSLIILLNVSHNSLSGPLPPDVGNLKNLISLDVSYNQISGEIPTTLGNCLGFEELYMQSNHFRGPIPQLEGLKGIRFLDLSNNNLSGQIPEFLVNLSSSLQFLNLSLNNLEGEVPVRGIFGNTSAFEVDGNREICGGIPELRLPSCPAKSFPRSIKHRPSKWVVDIIICASCAVALLSLISLFWLRNAKKEHLTTCSFGHFHERISYDALFKATDGFCSSKLVGSGNLYM, from the coding sequence ATGAGTTCATTTTCGAGCCATTTCTGTTCAGTCGCCTTCCCTGCTGTCTTGATCCTGGAGCTCATGATCACGAGCTTCGCTTCTTGTAGCCCTCCGGGGAATGAGACCGATAAAATTGCTCTGCAAGAGTTCAGGTCCCTCTTAACAGATGATTCTGCAGGAACCTTGGCCTCCTGGAATGATTCCCTCCATTTCTGCCGATGGACTGGAGTCACTTGTGGTCTGAGACACCAACGAGTCACCGCCTTGAACCTAGATGGACGAGCTCTGGCTGGGACCGTGTCCCCTTATATCGGAAACCTTTCGTTCCTCCGATACCTGAACCTCGCAAACAACTCTTTCCATGGTTTCATTCCTCCTGAAATCGGGCGCTTGTTCAGGCTTAAAAACCTGATCTTGAGCCACAACACCTTAGGAGGTGGAATTCCTAGAAATCTCTCCCTGTGTCTTAGCCTCGTGACTCTCGAGCTCGACTATAATCGTCTCCACAATCCCATTCCTTCCGAATTTGGGTCACTGTCGAAACTCCAGAAGCTCTCCCTTCCGAACAACAATCTCATGGGACCAATCCCCGCTTCCATCGGAAACCTTTCCAACCTCGAAGAGCTTAATCTATGGAGCAACAACCTGACAGGAGGAGTTCCCATTTCTATAAGCCAAacaaggcttaaaattttcgaGGCTGGTGAAAACCAGCTGATAGGTGGCTTCCCCTCTGCTCTTTACAACTTGTCATCCCTCAATACCGTTATTTTGACCCAAAGCCAGTTCTCTGGTAGTATCAGAAGAGACATAGGCCTTCTGCTTCCAAATCTGCAAATTTTATATCTGGGATCTAATCAGTTCACAGGTCCCATTCCCGATTCACTCTCCAACGTCACGAACTTAGCAGAAATTGATATCCTCAGCAATAACTTCACCGGACGTGTCCCGGCCAGCTTCGGAGGACTTCAAAACTTGAGCTGGCTCAACCTTGGCTTTAATTTTCTCAGAAGCAGTGCAACCGACGGTCTAAGTTTCCTTGCTGATTTGGCCAACTGCAGCAACCTCGAAATGCTGGATTTAGAATATAACCAGTTCGAAGGCGAGCTGCCTGTTTCTGTTGGTAACTTCTCATCCCAACTCAATCAGCTACTACTGTCAGGAAACAGAATTCGTGGTAGAATTCCTGAAGTAATTGCAAACCTCTTTAGTCTATATCTATTAGCTATGGACGATAACATGATAACAGGCAATATTCCAATGTCTATTGGGAGGCTATCGAACTTGCAATCTCTGAGTTTGGGCCAAAACAAGTTGACTGGACACATACCTTCGACCATGGGTAACATCACCGGTCTGGTAAGGCTATACTTGTACAACAACAGCTTAGAAGGAAGCATACCTTTGACCCTCGGCGACTGCAAGTCCCTGCAAGATCTACGCCTTTgtcataacaaatttaccgGGACCATTCCTAGCCACATGATCAGACCGTCCTCCCTCATAATACTTTTGAATGTATCTCACAACTCTTTGTCTGGGCCCCTGCCACCCGATGTTGGAAACTTAAAGAACCTCATTTCTCTTGACGTTTCATACAATCAAATTTCAGGTGAGATTCCTACAACTCTGGGCAATTGTTTGGGATTTGAAGAGCTGTATATGCAGTCGAACCATTTTCGAGGACCCATTCCTCAGCTCGAGGGGTTAAAAGGCATCCGTTTTCTCGACCTTTCCAATAACAACCTGTCAGGGCAAATCCCAGAGTTTTTGGTTAACTTGTCGTCGTCGCTGCAATTCTTGAATCTGTCTCTCAACAATCTTGAAGGCGAAGTACCTGTACGTGGGATATTTGGAAACACTAGTGCCTTTGAAGTTGACGGCAACCGAGAGATATGTGGGGGCATACCTGAACTGCGTTTGCCTTCATGTCCAGCAAAATCGTTCCCGAGATCGATAAAGCATAGACCTTCGAAGTGGGTGGTGGACATAATCATTTGTGCTTCTTGTGCAGTGGCATTACTGTCCTTAATATCTCTTTTCTGGTTGAGAAACGCGAAGAAGGAACATCTGACTACCTGCTCCTTCGGCCATTT